Proteins from a genomic interval of Pyramidobacter porci:
- a CDS encoding heavy-metal-associated domain-containing protein, with amino-acid sequence MTKTLNVEGMMCGHCEARVKKALEAVEGVASAEVSHEKGTAVVTLSKDVPDAVLKKAVEDQDYAVAAIE; translated from the coding sequence ATGACCAAGACACTGAACGTTGAAGGCATGATGTGCGGCCACTGCGAAGCCCGCGTCAAAAAAGCCCTGGAAGCCGTGGAAGGCGTCGCCTCCGCCGAAGTCAGCCACGAAAAAGGCACCGCCGTCGTCACGCTGAGCAAAGACGTCCCCGACGCCGTGTTGAAAAAAGCCGTCGAGGACCAGGATTACGCCGTTGCCGCGATCGAATAA
- the murI gene encoding glutamate racemase gives MLNALSPIGVMDAGLGGYTVVRELQKILPCEDIIYLGEGKYQPYGNRSREEILHLTRQSLSFLRDQSVKVVAVACNTISTLIDAYQPDFDFRIFSIVQAGADDVIALKLSEVGVLSTMFTAKTGQYVQLIRAGLPETKVYSKGCPWLARIIEDGDLDQKRINAELKDTLGVLVAAHPHLESLVLGCTHFPLIIDNIKKLYPQFTRFINPAASQARMVKAYLKRENALRPNGQGTLSICTTSDTKVYRRMASFVGLKNIESIRLVPAPTPLEK, from the coding sequence ATGCTAAACGCGTTATCTCCTATCGGCGTAATGGACGCCGGACTGGGCGGCTATACCGTCGTCAGGGAACTGCAAAAAATTTTGCCGTGCGAAGACATCATCTATCTTGGCGAAGGCAAATACCAGCCCTACGGCAACCGCAGCAGGGAAGAGATTCTCCATCTGACGCGCCAGAGCCTTTCCTTTCTCAGAGATCAGAGTGTTAAAGTTGTCGCCGTGGCGTGCAACACTATCTCAACGTTGATCGACGCCTACCAGCCGGATTTTGACTTCAGAATCTTCAGCATCGTCCAGGCTGGGGCCGACGACGTGATCGCACTTAAACTTTCCGAAGTTGGCGTACTTTCCACCATGTTCACGGCCAAGACAGGGCAATATGTACAGCTGATCCGGGCTGGGCTGCCGGAAACAAAAGTCTATTCCAAGGGATGCCCGTGGCTGGCGCGTATCATCGAAGATGGCGATCTCGATCAGAAACGCATCAACGCGGAGCTGAAAGATACGCTTGGCGTCCTCGTTGCTGCGCACCCCCACCTTGAATCGCTCGTTCTCGGCTGTACGCACTTCCCGCTCATCATCGACAACATTAAAAAACTGTATCCGCAGTTTACGCGCTTCATAAACCCTGCCGCGTCGCAGGCTCGAATGGTCAAAGCATATTTGAAGCGCGAAAACGCCCTTCGCCCAAACGGGCAGGGAACGCTGAGCATCTGCACTACAAGCGACACGAAAGTCTACCGCCGTATGGCGTCGTTCGTCGGCCTGAAAAACATTGAAAGCATCCGTCTCGTTCCGGCTCCGACGCCTCTGGAAAAATAA